A single genomic interval of Mycolicibacterium holsaticum DSM 44478 = JCM 12374 harbors:
- the fadD5 gene encoding fatty-acid--CoA ligase FadD5: MQDPTEQPYLARRQNWTNQLARHALMQPDAVALRFLGHTTTWRELDERVARLAGALSRRGVGFGDRVLILMLNRTEFIESFLAVNKLGAIAVPVNFRMTPPEIAFLVSDCQAQVVITEVVLANVATAVRDIPDVSATLSTVIVAGGATDQNVIGYDDLIGEAGDIPATVDIPNDSPALIMYTSGTTGRPKGAVLTHTNLAGQALTFLFTNGADINNDVGFIGVPLFHIAGIGNMIPGLLLGRPTVLYPLGAFDPGALLDVLAAEKVTGIFLVPAQWQAVCAEQSARPRQLQLRVLSWGAAPASDTLLRTMSETFPGTQILAAFGQTEMSPVTCMLLGDDAIRKLGSVGKVIPTVAARVVDDDMNDVPIGEVGEIVYRAPTLMAGYWNNPKATAEAFAGGWFHSGDLVRQDEEGYVWVVDRKKDMIISGGENIYCAEVENALAAHPAIAEVAVIGRADEKWGEVPLAVVALGADAPTDLDLRDLDRFLSERLARYKHPKALEVVDALPRNPAGKVLKTELRTRFAAGKSTDVGESVTPPTVSVRAQED; encoded by the coding sequence ATGCAGGACCCGACCGAACAGCCGTACCTCGCGCGCCGGCAGAACTGGACCAACCAGCTGGCCCGCCACGCATTGATGCAGCCCGACGCCGTCGCGCTGCGCTTCCTCGGCCACACCACCACCTGGCGTGAACTCGACGAGCGCGTCGCACGGCTCGCAGGTGCGCTGAGCCGGCGCGGGGTGGGGTTCGGCGACCGGGTGCTGATCCTCATGCTCAATCGCACCGAGTTCATCGAATCGTTCCTCGCGGTCAACAAGCTGGGCGCGATCGCCGTCCCGGTCAACTTCCGCATGACCCCGCCGGAGATCGCGTTCCTGGTCAGCGACTGCCAGGCCCAGGTGGTCATCACCGAGGTCGTGCTGGCGAACGTGGCGACCGCGGTGCGCGACATCCCCGATGTTTCGGCGACGCTGAGCACCGTGATCGTCGCCGGCGGCGCGACGGACCAGAACGTGATCGGCTACGACGACCTGATCGGCGAAGCCGGCGACATCCCCGCCACGGTCGACATCCCCAACGACTCGCCGGCGCTGATCATGTACACCTCCGGGACCACCGGCAGGCCGAAGGGCGCGGTGCTCACCCACACCAACCTCGCCGGGCAGGCGCTGACGTTCCTGTTCACCAACGGCGCCGACATCAACAACGACGTCGGCTTCATCGGCGTCCCGCTGTTCCACATCGCCGGTATCGGCAACATGATCCCCGGCCTGCTGCTGGGCCGCCCGACGGTGCTCTACCCGCTCGGCGCGTTCGACCCCGGCGCGCTGCTCGACGTGCTGGCGGCCGAGAAGGTCACGGGCATCTTCCTGGTGCCCGCCCAGTGGCAGGCGGTGTGCGCCGAGCAGAGCGCCCGCCCGCGCCAACTGCAGCTGCGGGTGCTGTCGTGGGGTGCGGCGCCCGCCTCAGATACGTTGCTGCGCACCATGTCTGAAACGTTTCCGGGAACACAGATCCTGGCCGCGTTCGGCCAGACCGAGATGTCGCCGGTGACCTGCATGCTGTTGGGTGACGACGCGATCCGCAAGCTGGGCTCGGTCGGCAAGGTCATCCCGACGGTCGCCGCGCGCGTCGTCGACGACGACATGAACGACGTTCCGATCGGCGAGGTCGGCGAGATCGTCTACCGCGCGCCCACCCTGATGGCCGGCTACTGGAACAACCCGAAGGCCACCGCCGAGGCGTTCGCGGGCGGTTGGTTCCACTCCGGTGACCTGGTTCGCCAGGACGAGGAGGGCTACGTCTGGGTCGTCGACCGCAAGAAGGACATGATCATTTCCGGCGGCGAGAACATCTACTGCGCGGAGGTGGAGAACGCGTTGGCCGCCCATCCAGCCATCGCCGAGGTGGCGGTCATCGGCCGCGCGGACGAGAAGTGGGGCGAGGTGCCGCTCGCGGTGGTAGCGCTCGGTGCGGACGCCCCGACCGATCTTGACCTGCGCGATCTTGATCGATTCCTGTCCGAACGACTCGCCCGCTACAAGCACCCCAAGGCACTCGAGGTGGTCGACGCGCTGCCGCGAAACCCCGCAGGCAAGGTGCTGAAAACCGAACTGCGGACCAGGTTTGCCGCGGGCAAATCTACTGACGTCGGCGAAAGTGTCACTCCGCCAACGGTTTCTGTCAGAGCGCAAGAAGACTGA
- a CDS encoding SRPBCC family protein: protein MPLVSKTVEVDAPAEAIMGIVADFEAYPQWNSEIKGCWVLARYDDGRPSQLRLDVVVQGQAGTFITAVYYPGDNQIYTVLQQGDHFQKQEQKFSVVPIGATSLLTVDLDVETKLPIPNPMVKKAIGDTLDYLADNLKARAEHLAAT, encoded by the coding sequence ATGCCGCTCGTGAGCAAGACCGTGGAGGTCGACGCGCCCGCTGAGGCGATCATGGGGATCGTCGCCGACTTCGAGGCCTACCCGCAATGGAACTCCGAGATCAAGGGCTGCTGGGTGCTGGCGCGATACGACGACGGCAGGCCCAGCCAGCTGCGCCTGGACGTCGTCGTGCAGGGTCAGGCTGGCACCTTCATCACCGCGGTGTACTACCCGGGTGACAATCAGATCTACACGGTGCTGCAGCAGGGCGACCACTTCCAGAAGCAGGAGCAGAAGTTCTCGGTGGTGCCGATCGGGGCGACCTCGCTGCTGACCGTCGACCTCGATGTCGAGACCAAGCTGCCGATCCCCAACCCGATGGTCAAGAAGGCGATCGGCGACACCCTGGACTATCTGGCCGACAACCTCAAGGCGCGCGCCGAGCACCTCGCCGCCACGTAG
- a CDS encoding GntR family transcriptional regulator, which translates to MNAPATPFRRPRRGVRREQLSDEVAGRLRVDIMTGTLRPGTYIRLDETAAQLGISITPVREALRTLRGEGMVQLEPHRGHVVVPLTRTDVEDIFWLQGTIAKELAATAAERITEAEIDELEELNEALAAAIERADPREISHAEFAFHRAFNLSTGRIKLAWFLLHVARYLPGRIYAGDPKWGAAALTGHRELIAALRRRDAATVVRLTGGEFADAAQRLIARLDESGLWD; encoded by the coding sequence GTGAACGCACCCGCCACCCCGTTCCGCAGGCCACGACGCGGGGTGCGCCGTGAACAGCTCTCCGACGAGGTCGCCGGCCGGCTGCGCGTCGACATCATGACCGGGACGCTGCGGCCGGGCACCTATATCCGCCTCGACGAGACCGCCGCCCAGCTCGGAATCAGCATCACCCCGGTGCGTGAGGCGCTGCGCACCCTGCGCGGTGAGGGCATGGTGCAGCTGGAACCGCACCGCGGACATGTGGTCGTCCCGTTGACCCGCACCGACGTCGAGGACATCTTCTGGCTGCAGGGCACCATCGCCAAGGAGTTGGCCGCCACCGCCGCCGAGCGCATCACCGAGGCCGAGATCGACGAGCTCGAGGAGCTCAACGAGGCGCTGGCCGCGGCGATCGAGCGCGCCGACCCCAGGGAGATCTCCCACGCCGAGTTCGCGTTTCACCGGGCGTTCAACCTGTCCACCGGCCGGATCAAGCTGGCGTGGTTTCTGCTGCACGTGGCGCGGTATCTGCCGGGCCGCATCTATGCCGGCGATCCGAAATGGGGGGCGGCCGCACTGACCGGCCACCGCGAGCTCATCGCCGCGCTGCGCAGGCGCGACGCGGCCACCGTGGTCCGGCTGACCGGCGGCGAGTTCGCCGACGCCGCGCAGCGGCTGATCGCCCGCCTCGACGAGTCCGGGTTGTGGGACTGA
- a CDS encoding alcohol dehydrogenase catalytic domain-containing protein yields the protein MRIRGAVLEEIGRPRPYAASRPLAVGELELAPPGEGELLVRIEAAGLCHSDLSVVDGNRVRPVPMLLGHEAAGIVEEVGPGVSDVDVGTRVVMTFLPRCGQCRACATDGLTPCEPGSLANNAGTLMTGARRLSRDGQPVHHHLGVSGFATHAVVDRRSVVPVMADVPPVVASLLGCAVLTGGGAVVNAGRPRAGETVAVVGLGGVGMAAVLTALAHDDVRVVGIDRLPDKLARARALGVHDAYTPQEALDEGVKAAVVIEAVGHAAAVETAVGLTAPGGRTVTVGLPSPAARMSLSPLGFVAEGRSLIGSYLGSAVPSREVPRFVGLWREGRLPVESLVSSTIALADVNTGMDELADGRAVRQIVSFD from the coding sequence ATGAGGATCCGCGGTGCAGTGCTCGAGGAGATCGGTCGGCCCCGGCCCTATGCCGCGTCGCGGCCGCTGGCGGTCGGTGAGTTGGAGTTGGCGCCGCCGGGCGAGGGCGAACTGCTCGTGCGCATCGAGGCGGCCGGGCTGTGCCACTCGGATTTGTCGGTCGTTGACGGCAACCGGGTGCGCCCGGTGCCGATGCTGCTGGGCCATGAGGCCGCCGGCATCGTCGAGGAGGTCGGGCCGGGGGTGTCCGACGTCGACGTGGGCACCCGCGTCGTGATGACGTTTCTGCCGCGCTGCGGGCAGTGCCGGGCCTGCGCCACCGACGGGTTGACGCCGTGTGAACCCGGCAGCCTCGCCAACAACGCGGGCACCCTGATGACCGGTGCCCGACGGCTGAGCCGCGACGGCCAACCGGTGCATCATCACCTCGGCGTGTCGGGGTTCGCCACGCATGCGGTCGTCGACCGCCGTTCGGTGGTGCCGGTAATGGCCGACGTGCCGCCGGTCGTCGCGTCGCTCCTGGGTTGCGCGGTGCTGACCGGCGGCGGCGCGGTCGTCAACGCCGGCCGCCCGCGCGCGGGTGAGACGGTGGCCGTGGTGGGTCTGGGCGGGGTCGGGATGGCCGCGGTGCTCACCGCGCTGGCGCACGACGACGTACGCGTCGTCGGCATCGACCGGCTGCCCGACAAGCTGGCCCGGGCCCGGGCCCTCGGCGTGCACGACGCGTACACACCGCAGGAGGCGCTCGACGAGGGGGTGAAGGCCGCGGTGGTGATCGAGGCCGTCGGGCATGCCGCGGCGGTGGAGACCGCGGTCGGGTTGACGGCGCCGGGCGGGCGCACCGTCACGGTCGGCCTGCCCTCCCCCGCCGCGCGGATGTCGCTGTCGCCGTTGGGTTTCGTCGCCGAGGGCCGCTCGCTGATCGGCAGCTATCTGGGCTCGGCGGTGCCGTCGCGCGAGGTGCCGCGCTTCGTCGGGCTGTGGCGCGAGGGGCGGCTGCCGGTGGAATCGCTGGTCTCCTCGACCATCGCGCTGGCCGACGTCAACACCGGGATGGACGAACTGGCCGACGGCCGTGCCGTGCGGCAGATCGTCTCCTTCGACTAG
- a CDS encoding acyl-CoA dehydrogenase, with amino-acid sequence MKSQLLSRRDLDFLLFEWLRVEELTTRPRFAEHSRDTFAGALDLCEQVAARYFANHNKKSDANEPSFDGEKVTVIDEVKQAWDAFAGADLLAMSMDNERGGAQLPVAVAEAGFAWFAAANIASSGYLMLTIANANLLSRFATAEQIEDFFKPMLAGRFSGTMALSETQAGSSLADIITRAEPQEDGTYRLFGSKMWISGGDHEFTENIVHLVLAKVPGGPPGTKGISLFIVPKFLLGADGSVGERNDVALAGLNHKMGQRGITNALLNFGEGKFSPGGKPGAVGYLVGEEHRGIVYMFTMMNEARLLVGMSAVALGYTGYLKSLQYARERPQGRAVTANDPAAPQIPIVEHADVKRMLLAQKSYVEGGMALQLYCAKLMDLMHSAESDEERDANSVLLDLLTPVGKSWPSQWCVEANNLAIQVHGGYGYTREYDVEQHYRDNRLNPIHEGTHGIQSLDLLGRKVPARGGAALAALGTVLGRSVATAGELGGELAEQASALDVAWQRLVAVTTAMFGSGDIEAAMANSVIYLEAFGHIVVAWMWLEQLIAAHGRDGDFYDGKRAAGRYFFRYELPKTAPQLDLLESLDRTTLDMRDAWF; translated from the coding sequence ATGAAATCTCAGCTGCTGTCCCGACGCGACCTCGATTTCCTGCTGTTCGAATGGCTGCGGGTCGAGGAGCTGACCACCCGCCCCAGGTTCGCCGAGCACTCCCGCGACACCTTCGCAGGTGCGCTGGACCTGTGTGAGCAGGTGGCCGCCCGCTACTTCGCGAACCACAACAAGAAAAGCGACGCCAACGAGCCCAGCTTCGACGGCGAGAAGGTCACCGTCATCGACGAGGTCAAACAGGCCTGGGACGCGTTCGCCGGAGCCGACCTGCTGGCCATGTCGATGGACAACGAACGCGGCGGTGCCCAGCTGCCGGTCGCGGTGGCCGAAGCGGGCTTCGCCTGGTTCGCCGCCGCCAACATCGCCAGCTCCGGCTACCTGATGCTCACGATCGCCAACGCCAACCTGTTGAGCCGGTTCGCCACCGCCGAGCAGATCGAGGACTTCTTCAAACCGATGCTGGCCGGGCGGTTCTCGGGCACGATGGCACTCTCGGAAACCCAGGCCGGCTCGTCGCTGGCCGACATCATCACCCGGGCAGAACCGCAGGAGGACGGCACCTACCGGCTGTTCGGATCCAAGATGTGGATCTCGGGCGGCGATCATGAGTTCACCGAGAACATCGTCCACCTGGTGCTGGCCAAGGTCCCCGGAGGTCCGCCCGGCACCAAGGGCATCTCGCTGTTCATCGTGCCGAAGTTCCTGCTCGGTGCCGACGGCTCGGTGGGGGAGCGCAACGACGTGGCGCTGGCCGGGCTGAACCACAAGATGGGCCAGCGCGGCATCACCAACGCGTTGCTGAACTTCGGCGAGGGGAAGTTCAGCCCCGGCGGAAAGCCCGGCGCGGTCGGCTATCTGGTCGGCGAAGAACACCGCGGCATCGTCTACATGTTCACGATGATGAACGAGGCCAGGCTGCTCGTCGGGATGAGCGCGGTGGCGCTGGGTTACACCGGGTACCTCAAGTCGCTGCAGTACGCCCGCGAGCGCCCGCAGGGTCGTGCGGTGACGGCCAACGATCCGGCGGCCCCGCAGATCCCCATCGTCGAGCACGCCGACGTCAAACGAATGCTGTTGGCGCAGAAGTCATATGTCGAAGGCGGGATGGCGCTGCAGCTGTACTGCGCCAAGCTGATGGACCTGATGCACAGCGCCGAGTCCGACGAAGAGCGCGACGCCAACTCCGTGCTGCTCGACCTGCTGACCCCGGTCGGCAAGAGCTGGCCCTCGCAATGGTGCGTGGAAGCCAACAACCTCGCGATCCAGGTGCACGGCGGTTATGGCTACACCCGCGAGTACGACGTCGAGCAGCACTACCGCGACAACCGGCTCAACCCGATCCACGAGGGCACCCACGGGATTCAGAGCCTGGACCTGTTGGGCCGTAAGGTCCCTGCCCGCGGGGGCGCCGCGCTCGCGGCGTTGGGCACCGTCCTCGGCCGGTCGGTGGCCACCGCCGGTGAACTCGGCGGGGAGCTCGCCGAGCAGGCGAGCGCGCTGGACGTCGCCTGGCAGCGGCTCGTCGCGGTCACGACGGCGATGTTCGGCTCCGGGGACATCGAGGCCGCGATGGCCAACAGCGTGATCTACCTTGAGGCGTTCGGGCACATCGTGGTGGCGTGGATGTGGCTGGAGCAGCTGATCGCCGCGCACGGCCGCGACGGCGACTTCTACGACGGCAAGCGCGCCGCGGGCCGCTACTTCTTCCGCTACGAGCTGCCCAAGACCGCGCCGCAGCTCGATCTGCTGGAAAGCCTGGACCGCACCACGCTGGACATGCGCGACGCCTGGTTCTAG
- a CDS encoding acyl-CoA thioesterase: MSSGEAPPSPADFGVHWPVTTRWMDNDMFGHLNNAVYYGLFDTAINGWINTTCGIDPLTAPWLGVVAESGCRYFSELKFPDPLTVGLTVTRLGNSSVTYRLGLWRPDGPVAAVGHWAHVYVDRSTRRPVPIPQNLRALLETARVQ, encoded by the coding sequence ATGAGCAGTGGTGAGGCACCGCCGAGCCCAGCAGATTTCGGTGTGCACTGGCCGGTGACGACGCGGTGGATGGACAACGACATGTTCGGACACCTCAACAACGCGGTGTACTACGGGCTGTTCGACACCGCGATCAACGGCTGGATCAACACGACCTGCGGGATCGACCCGCTGACGGCGCCGTGGCTGGGGGTGGTGGCCGAGTCGGGCTGCCGGTACTTCTCGGAGCTGAAGTTCCCCGATCCGTTGACGGTCGGGCTCACGGTGACGCGGCTGGGCAACAGCAGCGTCACCTACCGGTTGGGGCTGTGGCGCCCCGACGGACCGGTCGCCGCGGTCGGGCACTGGGCGCACGTCTACGTCGACCGCAGCACCCGCAGGCCGGTGCCGATTCCGCAAAACCTGCGCGCGCTGCTGGAAACGGCGCGCGTCCAGTAG
- a CDS encoding MlaE family ABC transporter permease, with protein MTATTGMTGYVREQVRPGLEAVGGFVRMCVLTGKALFKPPFQWREFILQSWFLMRVAFLPTLAVSIPLTVLLIFTLNILLAEFGAADVSGAGAAIGAVTQLGPLVTVLVVAGAGSTAICADLGARTIREEIDALEVLGIDPIHRLVVPRVVASTFVAILLNGAVITVGLVGGFIFGVYLQNVSAGAYVSTLTLITGLPEVVISIIKAGTFGLIAGLVGCYRGLTVAGGAKGVGTAVNETLVLCVIALFAVNVVLTTIGVRFGTGS; from the coding sequence GTGACGGCGACGACCGGCATGACCGGTTACGTCCGTGAGCAGGTCAGGCCAGGTCTTGAAGCGGTCGGCGGTTTTGTCCGCATGTGCGTGCTGACCGGCAAGGCACTGTTCAAGCCGCCGTTCCAGTGGCGCGAGTTCATCCTGCAGAGCTGGTTCCTGATGCGGGTGGCGTTCTTGCCCACGCTGGCTGTCTCGATACCGCTGACCGTGCTGCTGATCTTCACGCTGAACATCCTGCTCGCGGAGTTCGGCGCCGCCGACGTGTCGGGAGCCGGTGCCGCGATCGGCGCCGTCACCCAGCTGGGGCCGCTGGTTACCGTGCTCGTCGTTGCCGGCGCCGGTTCCACCGCTATCTGCGCCGACCTCGGCGCCCGCACCATCCGCGAGGAGATCGACGCGTTGGAGGTGCTCGGCATCGACCCGATCCACCGCCTCGTGGTGCCGCGCGTGGTGGCCTCGACGTTCGTGGCGATCTTGCTCAACGGCGCGGTCATCACCGTCGGGTTGGTCGGTGGCTTCATCTTCGGGGTGTACCTGCAGAACGTCTCGGCGGGCGCCTACGTCTCGACGCTGACGCTGATCACCGGGCTGCCCGAGGTGGTCATCTCGATCATCAAGGCCGGCACCTTCGGCCTGATCGCCGGGTTGGTGGGTTGCTACCGCGGCCTGACCGTCGCGGGCGGCGCCAAGGGCGTCGGCACCGCGGTCAACGAGACGCTCGTGCTCTGTGTCATCGCGCTGTTCGCGGTGAACGTCGTTCTCACCACGATCGGCGTCCGGTTCGGAACGGGGAGCTGA
- a CDS encoding TetR/AcrR family transcriptional regulator has translation MSASSPESTNGMSRREELLAVATKLFAARGYHGTRMDDVADAVGLNKATVYHYYASKSLILYDIYKGAADFTVDAVHDDPAASARETIYHFTRRLLVGIASDIERAAVYFQEGPYITEWFTEEQVAYIRQAEAQVYEHIRDVIDRGIASGEFYECDSHVLALGYIGMTLGAYRWLRPQGRRTAAEIAVEFSTALLRGLIRDEAVRAQSPLGIDVPNTETAGQA, from the coding sequence ATGTCCGCTTCGTCTCCCGAAAGCACCAACGGGATGTCCCGTCGCGAAGAGCTGTTGGCCGTGGCCACCAAGCTGTTCGCCGCACGCGGATACCACGGCACCCGGATGGACGACGTCGCCGACGCGGTCGGGTTGAACAAGGCGACGGTGTACCACTACTACGCCAGCAAGTCGCTGATCCTCTACGACATCTACAAGGGCGCCGCGGACTTCACCGTCGACGCCGTGCATGACGATCCGGCGGCGTCGGCGCGCGAGACGATCTACCACTTCACCCGCAGGCTGCTGGTCGGTATCGCCAGCGACATCGAACGCGCCGCGGTGTACTTCCAGGAGGGGCCCTACATCACCGAGTGGTTCACCGAAGAGCAGGTGGCCTACATCCGCCAGGCCGAGGCGCAGGTCTACGAGCACATCCGCGATGTGATCGACCGCGGCATCGCAAGCGGCGAGTTCTACGAATGCGACTCGCACGTGCTGGCCCTCGGCTACATCGGGATGACGCTCGGCGCGTACCGCTGGCTGCGGCCGCAGGGCCGTCGCACCGCCGCCGAGATCGCCGTCGAGTTCAGCACCGCGCTGCTACGCGGCCTGATCCGCGACGAGGCCGTGCGCGCGCAGTCCCCGCTGGGCATCGACGTACCCAATACCGAGACCGCTGGCCAGGCCTGA